A section of the bacterium genome encodes:
- a CDS encoding DegT/DnrJ/EryC1/StrS family aminotransferase, producing the protein MLDKKAHEATGSKPTSDKPDDGVTLRVPYSYFGAMYDEEEEKAVLVAMKQDRQTKGPHLEKFQKEFAVMCGVKHALAVSNCTTAMHAATQAFGIKEGDEVIITPNTFIATSLVLLKEGAKPVYSDIDPKTYNIDPKQIEDKITPKTKAIYVVHYGGQMCDMDPIMEIAKKHNLYVLEDCAHTPGAEYKGRKAGNIGDIGCFSFHSLKNMTTLGEGGMVTTNNDEIAARVARLRAMNTATWDFPEGQSTFSFAGYTLTKTGISDYWIPSHHDVIDDNGKWGNNYRMNETQAAVGICQLKKLKKMNEKRREFGRYINEAIKDIEGITPVYEDPNCYHVYHLYTLCVEEEMGIERDAFIRVLYREYGIQPILHYQPTYHYTGLKKLGYPDKLCPIAEKFFYKRELNLPIHPRLTKEDCDIMIEGIKKAAEKARRCKR; encoded by the coding sequence ATGCTAGACAAAAAAGCCCATGAGGCTACTGGAAGCAAACCGACAAGTGATAAGCCGGATGACGGCGTTACACTAAGAGTTCCCTACTCTTATTTTGGCGCAATGTATGATGAAGAAGAGGAAAAAGCAGTTCTTGTGGCAATGAAGCAGGACAGGCAGACAAAAGGACCTCATCTGGAAAAATTTCAGAAAGAGTTTGCAGTTATGTGCGGAGTAAAACATGCTCTTGCAGTCTCAAATTGTACTACTGCGATGCATGCAGCAACTCAGGCTTTTGGTATTAAAGAAGGAGATGAAGTAATTATTACACCGAATACTTTTATTGCTACTTCTCTTGTGCTTTTAAAAGAAGGAGCAAAACCTGTATATTCAGATATTGATCCTAAAACATATAACATTGACCCAAAACAGATAGAAGATAAGATAACTCCTAAAACAAAAGCGATTTACGTCGTTCATTATGGCGGGCAGATGTGTGATATGGATCCCATTATGGAGATAGCAAAAAAACATAATCTCTATGTTCTTGAAGACTGCGCTCATACACCCGGAGCAGAATACAAAGGAAGAAAAGCAGGAAATATCGGAGATATTGGATGTTTCAGTTTTCATTCTTTAAAAAACATGACTACACTAGGTGAGGGAGGCATGGTTACAACTAATAATGATGAAATAGCTGCAAGAGTAGCAAGGCTTCGCGCAATGAATACAGCAACATGGGACTTCCCTGAAGGGCAAAGTACATTCAGTTTTGCAGGATACACATTGACAAAAACAGGTATATCCGATTACTGGATTCCCTCGCATCATGATGTGATAGATGACAATGGAAAGTGGGGAAATAACTACAGAATGAATGAAACCCAGGCTGCAGTCGGGATATGTCAGCTCAAAAAGTTAAAAAAGATGAATGAAAAACGGAGGGAATTCGGGCGTTATATTAATGAAGCAATAAAAGATATTGAAGGCATAACTCCAGTATATGAAGACCCAAACTGTTACCATGTTTATCATCTCTATACTCTTTGTGTTGAAGAAGAAATGGGCATAGAAAGAGATGCTTTTATACGTGTTCTTTACAGAGAGTATGGGATTCAACCAATATTGCACTATCAGCCAACATATCACTATACCGGATTGAAAAAGCTGGGTTATCCTGATAAACTCTGTCCAATTGCAGAAAAATTCTTTTACAAAAGAGAACTAAATCTTCCCATACATCCGAGATTAACAAAGGAAGACTGTGATATAATGATTGAAGGAATTAAGAAAGCAGCAGAAAAAGCGCGAAGATGCAAGCGCTAG
- a CDS encoding aldo/keto reductase: MQLKEIGNTGIKISRIGFGCASIGCEYGIKINGKSCILLEKETSGLVDYAINKGINFFDTAPAYGRSEEILGKALKGKRHSVIIGTKLALILENGMLPSKSVIEKKINNSINKSLKLLKTDYIDILQIHEADKKLYCSDVLNALYKFKKQGKVKLIGASTYGIDMPKEALEKEVFDALQVAYNLIEQQTENVIFMAKRQGVGIIVRSALMKGILTDKRFQISSELNPIVKHIEKYNSFINGKIESLSDLAIKFVLSNSGVTSTILGMDKKEYIDQAVKNADTEPLSSETMNRLKKLKYPDQSFIDMKKWTNNGWL; the protein is encoded by the coding sequence ATGCAATTAAAAGAGATTGGGAATACGGGAATTAAAATATCTAGGATAGGATTTGGATGTGCCTCTATTGGGTGTGAATATGGGATAAAAATTAATGGTAAGTCATGTATATTGTTGGAGAAAGAAACATCCGGACTTGTAGATTATGCTATAAATAAGGGAATAAATTTCTTTGATACAGCCCCTGCATATGGCAGGAGTGAAGAAATCCTAGGTAAGGCATTAAAAGGTAAAAGGCACAGTGTAATAATTGGAACAAAATTAGCGTTGATTCTAGAAAATGGTATGCTTCCTTCAAAATCAGTAATTGAAAAGAAAATTAATAATAGTATCAATAAAAGCCTGAAGTTATTAAAAACAGATTATATTGATATATTGCAAATACATGAAGCTGATAAAAAACTCTATTGTAGCGATGTTTTAAATGCTTTATATAAGTTTAAAAAGCAGGGGAAGGTAAAATTAATTGGTGCATCCACTTATGGTATTGATATGCCAAAAGAAGCTCTGGAAAAAGAAGTATTTGATGCTCTGCAGGTAGCATACAATCTAATTGAGCAACAGACAGAAAATGTTATTTTTATGGCAAAAAGGCAGGGTGTAGGCATAATTGTAAGGTCAGCGCTTATGAAAGGTATTCTTACTGATAAAAGATTTCAAATTTCATCAGAATTAAATCCAATTGTAAAGCACATAGAGAAATATAATTCTTTCATAAATGGGAAAATTGAATCGCTCTCTGATTTGGCTATAAAGTTTGTATTATCAAATAGTGGAGTAACATCAACCATTCTGGGAATGGATAAAAAGGAATATATTGATCAGGCAGTTAAAAATGCAGATACAGAACCTCTAAGCTCAGAAACTATGAACAGATTAAAAAAATTAAAATATCCAGACCAATCATTTATTGATATGAAGAAATGGACAAATAACGGATGGTTATAA
- a CDS encoding uroporphyrinogen decarboxylase family protein: MEPYERILKAINHQRPDRPAIDYIATPETNAMVKKHLGIEDDELLLRKLGVDIRRVAVPFIGPKDMTGAAGVGAQGKDFLGIVWKPVKNEFGTYNEIAFHPLAKATTVKEIEDYPWPKVDWFDFSHLKDEIARINKDNRYAIMYFAGGAFETPWYMRGMERFLMDLIECPDIAEAISRHAMEFYRERAMRVIESSNGQIDIIGSGGDIGTQKGMMLSPELWRKHIKPYSKQLIRPFKDMGLITYYHSCGSIVPVIEDFIEMGLDILDPIQPKAAGMDAKNLESRFGNRLCFHGGIDEQELLPQGTASMVRKEVKRVIKVIGKDGGYIVCPAHAIQPDTPVENIMAIYETALSM, from the coding sequence ATGGAACCATATGAGCGCATTTTAAAAGCTATTAATCATCAACGTCCTGACAGGCCGGCAATTGATTATATTGCTACACCTGAGACAAATGCAATGGTTAAGAAGCACCTTGGTATTGAAGATGATGAACTACTTCTCAGAAAACTGGGAGTTGATATCCGTCGGGTAGCAGTACCTTTTATTGGACCGAAAGATATGACCGGAGCAGCCGGGGTAGGTGCTCAAGGAAAGGATTTCCTGGGCATTGTCTGGAAACCGGTTAAGAATGAATTTGGCACCTATAATGAAATTGCTTTTCATCCTTTAGCCAAAGCAACGACTGTAAAAGAAATTGAGGATTATCCATGGCCAAAGGTAGACTGGTTTGACTTTTCTCATTTAAAGGACGAAATCGCGCGGATAAATAAAGATAATCGTTATGCAATAATGTATTTTGCCGGCGGGGCATTTGAAACACCGTGGTATATGCGAGGTATGGAAAGGTTTCTGATGGATTTAATCGAATGTCCGGACATTGCTGAAGCGATCTCTCGTCATGCTATGGAATTTTACAGAGAGCGGGCTATGCGGGTTATTGAATCCTCTAATGGTCAGATTGATATTATTGGAAGTGGCGGCGATATCGGCACGCAGAAAGGCATGATGCTTTCTCCCGAATTGTGGCGTAAACATATCAAGCCTTATAGCAAACAACTTATCAGACCGTTTAAGGATATGGGATTAATAACCTATTACCATTCATGTGGGAGTATTGTCCCTGTAATTGAAGATTTTATTGAAATGGGTCTTGATATCTTAGACCCGATTCAGCCTAAGGCAGCAGGAATGGATGCAAAAAATCTAGAATCTCGCTTTGGTAATAGATTGTGTTTTCATGGAGGTATTGACGAACAAGAATTGCTTCCTCAAGGCACTGCATCAATGGTTCGGAAAGAGGTTAAACGTGTCATCAAGGTTATTGGTAAGGATGGTGGATATATTGTTTGTCCTGCGCATGCAATTCAGCCTGACACTCCGGTAGAAAATATCATGGCAATTTATGAAACTGCTTTGTCAATGTAA
- a CDS encoding Gfo/Idh/MocA family oxidoreductase translates to MKQTYNLGIIGMSPGNGHPYSWSAIFNGYNKKKMAKCPFPVIPEYLGKQDPKTMCIKDAQITHIWTQDRKISQQVAESSLIPNIVENMTDMIGKVDAVILARDDGENHLSMAKPFIEKDIPILIDKPLTDNAEDLKEFIQYYEKGKLIMSCSSTRYDNSILKLKGKLGRILTANAVTPKYWRTYGIHLIEGIYAVMGGGIKSVQNIGEEGKEIVHLCYIDGKHVVLQTFKEIKSDIHFAFYGEKDSEIVDSIDFFSSFKNMLSAFIKMLDSRKPSFDWHETVKIAKIVIAGRLSLKEKGRVVNLLEV, encoded by the coding sequence ATGAAACAAACATACAATCTCGGAATAATTGGAATGAGTCCAGGTAATGGACATCCTTATTCCTGGTCAGCTATCTTCAATGGCTATAATAAAAAAAAGATGGCTAAATGTCCATTTCCTGTTATACCTGAGTATCTTGGTAAACAGGACCCAAAGACAATGTGTATTAAAGATGCGCAGATAACTCACATCTGGACCCAAGACAGAAAGATTTCTCAGCAAGTAGCAGAATCTTCCCTCATACCAAATATAGTAGAGAATATGACTGATATGATTGGTAAAGTGGATGCAGTGATACTTGCACGTGATGACGGAGAAAATCATCTCTCTATGGCAAAGCCCTTTATTGAAAAGGATATCCCTATATTAATTGATAAACCCCTTACTGATAATGCAGAAGATCTGAAGGAATTTATACAATATTATGAAAAAGGGAAATTAATTATGTCATGCTCAAGTACACGCTATGATAATTCTATCCTTAAATTGAAAGGAAAACTTGGAAGAATTCTTACTGCCAATGCAGTCACCCCTAAATACTGGCGAACATATGGCATTCATCTTATTGAAGGTATTTATGCAGTTATGGGCGGCGGAATAAAATCAGTGCAGAATATTGGAGAGGAGGGGAAGGAGATAGTTCATCTATGCTATATAGATGGGAAACATGTTGTATTACAAACTTTTAAGGAGATTAAGTCTGATATTCATTTTGCCTTTTATGGGGAAAAAGACAGTGAAATAGTTGATAGTATTGATTTTTTTTCATCTTTTAAAAATATGCTGTCTGCTTTTATAAAAATGCTGGATAGCAGAAAGCCGTCTTTTGACTGGCATGAAACAGTGAAGATAGCAAAGATTGTTATTGCTGGCAGGCTGTCGCTGAAGGAGAAAGGCAGAGTTGTTAACTTATTGGAGGTTTAG